The following nucleotide sequence is from Cellvibrio sp. PSBB006.
TCCTGAGCAGCGACCACCGCAATAAAACCGCGCGTAATTTCCGTCAACAGGTCCAGTGCAAACAATTGCTCTTCAGTCGCCAGCGCTTGTTGTCGCGCGGTGATAATCGACTGCCGCGCGTCCCTTTGATAACGCGGTTCAATAACCGATGACAATGACAGCGTCAGTTCAGCATTTTGGGTTTCCTGAAAGTTGCCGCTACCGGCGATATTTTCCAGTTCAGCGGATAAGGTCAGCGGTGGTGACAAGGCCGCACTTTCCATATCGCCCGCCAGGGATTGTGCGCGCAGTGTAAAGTGAATTAACTGCGGATGTTGCTGCAGCCCGAGACGCAGTGCGTCCTGCAATGACAATAAACGTTGGTCAGGCTGTTCAGCCTTGGCCGACGCCATAATGAATAAGCACAACGCCATCAACGCGCCGTGCAGTAATAAATTACGCATAGAAACTCCAGCATAGAGATTTCAGCAAATAAAAAGAGCCACGGTTTTCAATGAGAAAACGGGAGGATAAAAGGCCTAGCTGGAGAAAGGTGGAGGTGCACGCAGTGGCGGGCGCAACAGGAAATGTTTATTGGCGAATGGCTGAGAAACGGTGCGGATAAACGAGGGTGTGGAGACAATCAACAGCAGCGCGTAAATCAGCGCGGTGATGAGCAGTGGCAGGTCGACTTTAGTGAGCTTGAATAAAATGGATTCTACGAGTTCGGCATCAGTATCGATATGGGCTTCATCGCCATGTTCGTGATCGGGGTGACCATTCAGCAAATCCATATGCACCGACACCGGTGATTCCTGTCCATCAAAACAGAAATGCCCATGCAACCCACCCCACATGGCGCACAACCAGACGATCAACGTCAGGAAAATAAACCGGCGGTAGCGGGTAAGGTGGTTGGGCACACGCGCATCTCGTAGTCGGGAATGCACAGACTATAACGGATAAACCGACCAAAGTGCCAGCAAGTAAGTCGGATTAGCCGAAGGCGTAATCCGACACCGCTGTTTATATGCTAATTCTGCTCCCGCGCAATCGCGCGATAACCAATATCCTTGCGATAGAAGACGCCATCCCACTGAATCTTCGCCGCCAACTCATAAGCGCGCTGTTGCGCCTCAGAAACGGTTTTACCCAGAGCGGTAGCGCAGAGCACGCGGCCACCGCTGGTAACGACCATGCCATCTTTATTGGTCGTGCCGGCATGGAAAACTTTTTCGCCGTTAACTTCTTCGGTGGGTAAACCGGAAATCACGTCGCCTTTGTTGTAATTGCCGGGATAACCGCCCGCCGCCAACACAACACCGATGGAAGCGCGCTCATCCCACTCGGCGGTTACTTTATCCAGATCGCCTTTCAAAGCAGTCAGACACAGTTCTACTAAATCAGATTGCAGACGCAGCATGATGGGTTGGGTTTCCGGATCGCCAAAGCGGCAATTGTATTCAATTACCTTGGGGGTACCGGAGGCATCAATCATCAAACCGGCATACAAAAAGCCGGTGTAATCATTGCCTTCGGCAGCCATGCCGTCCACGGTGGGACGAATGATTTCCTGCATTACGCGATCATGCACCGCTTGCGTCACGACCGGCGCGGGAGAATATGCACCCATGCCGCCGGTGTTAGGGCCGGTATCACCATCGCCCACGCGTTTGTGATCCTGGCTGGTGGCCATCGGCAAAATATTTTTGCCGTCGACCATCACAATAAAACTGGCTTCTTCACCGGCAAGAAATTCTTCAATCACGACACGACAGCCGGCATCACCAAAGGCATTGCCAGATAACATATCGCGCACGGCCTCTTCGGCTTGCGCCAGCGTTTCTGCAACGATCACCCCTTTGCCCGCCGCCAGGCCATCGGCCTTCACCACAATGGGCGCACCTTTCTCACGTAGGTAAGCCAGGGCTGGCTCAACCTCGGTAAAGTTTTGATATTCGGCGGTGGGAATCTTGTGGCGGGCGAGGAAATCTTTGGTGAAGGCTTTGGAGCCTTCCAACTGCGCGGCACCTTTAGTGGGGCCAAAGCAGGGCAGGTTGCGTTCTTTGAAGAAATCGACAATGCCGGCTACTAATGGGACTTCCGGCCCAACGATGGTTAAGCCAACGTCGTTTGCTTCGGCAAAGTCGGCGAGTCTGGAAAAATCGAGGATATCGAGAGACACATTGGCGAGTTTATTGTCGAGCAAGGTTCCGGCATTACCCGGTGCAACAAACACTTTCTCGACCTGCGGGCTTTGCGCCGCCTTCCAGGCCAACGCGTGTTCGCGTCCGCCGCTGCCAATAATCAAAATGTTCATAACTTATTTCTCTACCCGTAGGTCGGATTAGCGAAGCGTAATCCGACATTTTTATTAAATAGGCCGCTTGTCGGATTACAGCGCTGCGCGCTTAATCCGACCTACATTTTAATGGCGGAAGTGGCGCATGCCGGTGAACACCATGGCCATGCCGTGTTCATCGGCAGCGGCGATCACTTCTTCATCGCGCATGGAGCCGCCGGGCTGGATTACCGCCGCGATGCCGACTTTAGCGGCGTTATCAATACCGTCGCGGAAGGGGAAAAAAGCATCGGAAGCCATGACCGAACCGGCGACTTGCAAGCCAGCGTGTTCAGCTTTAATCGCCGCGATGCGAGCGGAATTTACGCGGCTCATCTGGCCCGCACCCACGCCGACAGTTTGATTATTTTTTGCGTAGATAATCGCATTGGATTTCACAAACTTGGCCACCTTCCACGCAAATAATAAATCGCGCATTTCAGCTTCGGTGGGCACACGTTTGGTCACGACTTTCAAATCGCTTTCCGTCACCATGCCGTTATCGCGATTCTGCACCAGCAAACCGCCATTGACGCGTTTGTAATCCAGACCACCAATGCGTTCAGTACCCCACTCGCCGCAGGCCAGCAGGCGCACATTTTGTTTGGCTTTCACAACCTCAATCGCATCTGCAGCAATGCTCGGTGCAATAATCACTTCCACGAATTGGCGTTCGATGATGGCTTTAGCGGTTTCCGCATCCAATTCGCGGTTAAACGCAATAATGCCGCCGAAGGCTGATTCCGGGTCAGTGGCATAAGCCAGGTCGTAAGCGGTTTTGATATTGCTGCTAATGGCCACGCCGCAGGGGTTAGCGTGTTTGACGATGACGCAGGCTGGCTCAGTAAAGGATTTAACCGTTTCCAATGCGGCATCGGTGTCGGCCACATTGTTATAGGAAAGTTCTTTGCCTTGTAATTGTTTGGCGGTGGCGATGCTGACTTCCTGCGGATTTTTTTCAACATAAAACGCTGCTTTCTGATGCGGGTTTTCGCCGTAACGCATCTCTTGCGCTTTGATAAATTGGATATTGAATGTCCGCGGAAAATCTTCGCTGCCACCGTCAACCAGGCGACCAAAGTAATTGGCAATAGCGCCATCATAAGCTGCGGTGTGTTCGTAAGCTTTAATGGCCAGATCAAAACGGGTTTTGTAAGTGGTGCTGCCGTTGTTGGCGTTTAATTCTTCAAGGATGGCAGCATAGTCCGATGCATTAACAACAATATTCACAAACGCATGATTCTTGGCGGCCGCGCGTACCATGGTGGGTCCGCCGATATCGATATTTTCTACCGCATCTTCCAGCGAGCAATCGGCCTTGGCGACGGTTTTTTCAAAGGGATATAAATTGACGACGACCATATCGATGGCGCTAATCCCGTGCTCACTCATTACCGCATCATCCATACCGCGACGGGCGAGGATACCGCCGTGCACCTTGGGGTGCAGGGTCTTGACGCGGCCGTCCATCATCTCTGGAAAACCGGTGTAATCAGATACCTCAATGGCAGGAATCTTGTTGTCGGTGAGCAGGCGGTAAGTGCCGCCAGTGGATAAAATTTCTACGCCTTGGGCGTGCAGGGCTTGTGCAAATTCCACAATACCGGTTTTATCGGAGACGCTGATCAAAGCGCGCTTGACGGGAACAAGATTAACGCTGGACATGTTGGTGGTATTTCCCCATGGTTAAACAGAAATCGACAAACTGTTAAAAAGCAAAAGGGGTGGTTTTTATTCCACCCCTTCTCTGGGAGACGCTGGGTTGCGCTCCGCGATACCGCCCTAGAGCAGGCCGTATTGCTTTAATTTTTTACGCAGGGTTCCGCGGTTTAAACCCAGTACTTGGGCGGCACGGGTCTGGTTATGACGGGTGTACTTGAGCACGATCTCCAACATGGGTGCCTCAACTTCAGCCATGACCATATCGTAAACATCACTTACCGGCTGGCCATCAAGATTCTGGAAATAATTTTCCATTGCTTGTTCGACGCAACCGCGCAGGGACTGTGACTGCGCTGCCTGGGCAAAGCCATTGGCGGGGCTGGTGGTGGCTGGGGCTTCTGTCATAAAAGTTGCTGTGTTCATGCCGCTATATCCTCTTTCGTAATCAGCTGTTCAAAAAATGTTTGAACGCTGGCATGTTGTTCTTCTGCGTTTTCGAGACGATTGAACTGTTGGCGAAACAACTCACTGCCAGCGACGGTTTGCAAATACCAGCCCACATGTTTGCGAGCGATACGCGGCCCCATTACATCGCCATAGAAGTCGTACAGTTCACGCAGATGGCTACAAAGAATTTCCCTGACTTCCGTCAGAGAGGGTTCAGGTAATTGTTCACCTGTACGCAGGTAATGCGCTATTTCGCGGAAAATCCACGGCCGCCCTTGAGCAGCCCGCCCGATCATGACCGCTTGCGCGCCGGTATGATCAAGCACATGGCGCGCCTTGGAAGCCGAGTCGATATCACCGTTGCAAAACACCGGAATATCGACTGCCTGCACCACGGCGGCTATCGTGTCGTACTCCGCCGCTCCCGCAAAACCACAGGCGCGGGTGCGTCCGTGGACCGCGAGTGCGGCGATACCATTGTCCTGTGCGATTCGCGCAACGCGCACGGCGTTACGTTCTTCCATACTCCAGCCGGTGCGAATCTTCAGGGTCACCGGGATATCCACGGCTGAGACAACAGCGCGCAGGATATCGTTTACCAATTGTTCATCTTTTAACAAGGCCGAGCCTGCTGCTTTTTTACAGACCTTCTTGGCGGGGCAACCCATATTGATATCAATAATCTGGGCTCCGTTGTCCGCATTCAGGCGCGCTGCCTCGGCCATCATCTCTGGCTCACCGCCGGCAATTTGCACCGATATCGGTGCGACTTCACCGCGATGGTCCAGACGCAAACTGCTCTTGCGACTGCCCCAGAGTTCCGCATTGGCCGTTACCATTTCTGACACCACCAGACCTGCACCCAATTGACGGCATAACTGCCGGAAGGGGCGGTCGGTTACCCCGGCCATGGGCGCAAGGATGACCTGGCTGTCGATCTGATAGGGACCTATCCGGAACACATGGCGCTCCACTGGATGAGCAGATTACAAAAAATGATGGAGGATCTCGCTGTTACCAGCGATGTGCCAAAGCTGTTATCCCGCAATAGGACTCACAACCTCTGGCCCATGGATTTTCTGCGTTAAGGCACCTGCGTAAAAGGGTCGCCATGATACCTGTTTGCATCGCTGATGGGAACGTGGAAATTGCGCAAAGTGGCGTTTTTTTGAGCGCCCAATAGTCGTGTGGGCAAGAGCGCTGCTTGTCAATATCGCCAGTAGATTATTCAGGAATATACGCGTGGTAATTCACTGCTGCAGAGCCAGGATCGACCAGTTCTAAAGTGAGGTGAACCGGTTGATTTTGTGGCATCAGGCTCCTGCCGGCCAATTCCCCGCGCAGGTATTCCTGGGGCTTGAAGCGGCGCGAAGCCACGGGCGTGTCATCAATCGTACTGAATGCGAGGATCAGGTCGGGGAAGGGTTGCTGGAAACTGGCGTTGTTCAACAGGATGGCATCCACAATCAGGGCATTTTCCAGTTTGGGATGGTTGCGTACCACCAGGTTGTACGCGCGGATTTTGCTGCGATCTACCAGTGCCGGCAGCTTACAGCCGACGACCGAGCATACACTTGCATAAAAACTGCGATAGGGTTCGGTGCGGTTCAGATTATCGAACTGCAACCAGGCGATTTGTATAAACAGGATTAGCACCAGCAGCAGGGATAATCCGCCCCACAGGCGCTTGGCTGAACGTTGCCGATCATAGCGGGTGGTCATCTCGACCGGCTCGGGCATGATGTTCATCAAGAGCGCGGCGCGCGAAGTATCGAAGGCGCGCAGGCGGGAGTCATCCTTGCCGTTGTCGCTCATTGCCTGTTGGTAAAGCTGATTCTCGTTGTAAGGCTGGGCGTGGATTTCTTCCGCATCTTCATGCTGCGCGTCGTCTTTCTCTGCAACGATGTTGAATACCGGGCCTTTATAGGCGGGAGAAGAATGGGGGGTAAAAGAAGTGCTTCGCGGTTTCGCCTCTTCCTGCTCATCCTCTTCCGGTTCGCCATTGTATTGGTCGACGTCGCTCAATCGCTCGTGAGCGCTGAATGCTTCGTCCTCATCATTTCTTTTATCATTTTTGCTGCGCAATTCATTGGATGAGCTACGCATTTCATCGTCAGCTTCATCAAGCAGCTCCATCGCCCAGGCTTCGTCCGGGTCGACATCATCTTTTTCCGGTTCCTTAAGGCGAATTTCGCGGTCGAAGAGTGAGGCGCTTTGCTTGGGCAACTTCTCAATATCCAGAAAGCCGTCAAACTCATAATCAGTTTGCTTGGGTTGATCCGGCTCATCCATGTCATCGCTGATAAGAAAATCATCGTCCCCACTCAGGGCCAATTCGCGATTGATTTCATCCTGACTGAATGCCAGTTTCTGGTCGCCGGGCTTTGCGGGTGGTTGTGGCGGTTTAGTCGCCGCTGTTTGGGTTGATGCGACTTTATTGCTCGTTGCAGGCGTCGTACTTGCAGATTTTTCAGTGGGCCTGGGTATTGCTGCCTTTGGCACTGGCGCAGACGGTATAGTCGGTTTAGGGGGCTCTCGCCTGGTCGCTGTACTTTCTGTTGGCTTGGGGGAAGCAGGTTTTGTCGGTGATACCTTCGGCGCATCTACCGGTTTGGCTGCATTTGCCGTACTACCGCTTACCAGATAGTCCTGCGCCTTGAAGATGTGCAGACAGGAGCCACAACGCACGGCGCCCTTGGCGGACTGCAATTGCGCGCTGGTGATGCGAAATGAGGTGGCGCATTTGGGGCAGCGGGTAACCATGTTGCTCATAGGCAGGTGTTTGTCCTGATTTTTATCGACAAGTTGCAGTGTGGAATCAGTGTAGCTCCTGGCGCCAGCGCGGTAAATTTTTCCTCGCAGGACTGTTAAGTATCGCGCATTACCTAAGTATCACGCATTACCGCGCTCGCCAACAGCGGAAGCGAATTATGAGCGGGTTTTGATCGCTGTCAATCGCACCCATTCGTCCAGGCTGGTCACCGGATCGAAATCGAACCAGGGTGCATAAGCGGCCATCACACTCTCGGCTTGCACACCCAGGATGCCAGACAAGCAAATCTTGCCGCCGGGTTTGGTCAGTGCGTTAAGATTCGCGGCCAATTCCGCCAATGGGCCGGCCAGGATATTAGCCAAGACTACATCGGCTTGCACTGTTGGGCAGCGCGGTGGCAGGTACACGGGCATGGCATCGGCCGGCAGGTTATTGCGTTTGGCGTTTTCGGTGGTGGCCAATAACGCTTGTGGATCGATATCGACACCGATGACCTGCCTGGCGCCCATCAATAGGGCTGCAACACCGAGGATGCCGGAGCCGCAACCGTAATCCACAATATGCAGATCGGTGAGATCCTGTTGGTCAATCCACTGCAGGCACATAAAGGTGGTGGGGTGGGTGCCGGTACCGAAGGCGAGGCCGGGGTCGAGCATCAGGTTGATCTTGTCCGGCTCAGGCGGTTGCTGCCAGCTGGGGCAAATCCACAGACGTTCACCGCAACGGATCGCATGGTAATTTTTCATCCATTCCCGTTCCCAGTCCTTGTCTTCCAGTAATTCCCATTTATGTTCAGGTAACTCACCACCAAAAATTTTTTGCGCTTGCAGCGTCGCCTTGACGGTATCGATGTCTGCTGAATAGAGCCCGGTAACACTGATATCGTCCCACAGCGGTGTCTCGCCTAATGCGGGTTCGAAAATCGGTTGATCGGCGGCATCTTGCAGGGTGACCGAAACCGCACCGCTGGCCAGTAACGCATCTTCGAGTTTTTCAGTTTGGGGGCGGGTGGCTTT
It contains:
- the purD gene encoding phosphoribosylamine--glycine ligase; protein product: MNILIIGSGGREHALAWKAAQSPQVEKVFVAPGNAGTLLDNKLANVSLDILDFSRLADFAEANDVGLTIVGPEVPLVAGIVDFFKERNLPCFGPTKGAAQLEGSKAFTKDFLARHKIPTAEYQNFTEVEPALAYLREKGAPIVVKADGLAAGKGVIVAETLAQAEEAVRDMLSGNAFGDAGCRVVIEEFLAGEEASFIVMVDGKNILPMATSQDHKRVGDGDTGPNTGGMGAYSPAPVVTQAVHDRVMQEIIRPTVDGMAAEGNDYTGFLYAGLMIDASGTPKVIEYNCRFGDPETQPIMLRLQSDLVELCLTALKGDLDKVTAEWDERASIGVVLAAGGYPGNYNKGDVISGLPTEEVNGEKVFHAGTTNKDGMVVTSGGRVLCATALGKTVSEAQQRAYELAAKIQWDGVFYRKDIGYRAIAREQN
- the purH gene encoding bifunctional phosphoribosylaminoimidazolecarboxamide formyltransferase/IMP cyclohydrolase; its protein translation is MSSVNLVPVKRALISVSDKTGIVEFAQALHAQGVEILSTGGTYRLLTDNKIPAIEVSDYTGFPEMMDGRVKTLHPKVHGGILARRGMDDAVMSEHGISAIDMVVVNLYPFEKTVAKADCSLEDAVENIDIGGPTMVRAAAKNHAFVNIVVNASDYAAILEELNANNGSTTYKTRFDLAIKAYEHTAAYDGAIANYFGRLVDGGSEDFPRTFNIQFIKAQEMRYGENPHQKAAFYVEKNPQEVSIATAKQLQGKELSYNNVADTDAALETVKSFTEPACVIVKHANPCGVAISSNIKTAYDLAYATDPESAFGGIIAFNRELDAETAKAIIERQFVEVIIAPSIAADAIEVVKAKQNVRLLACGEWGTERIGGLDYKRVNGGLLVQNRDNGMVTESDLKVVTKRVPTEAEMRDLLFAWKVAKFVKSNAIIYAKNNQTVGVGAGQMSRVNSARIAAIKAEHAGLQVAGSVMASDAFFPFRDGIDNAAKVGIAAVIQPGGSMRDEEVIAAADEHGMAMVFTGMRHFRH
- the fis gene encoding DNA-binding transcriptional regulator Fis → MNTATFMTEAPATTSPANGFAQAAQSQSLRGCVEQAMENYFQNLDGQPVSDVYDMVMAEVEAPMLEIVLKYTRHNQTRAAQVLGLNRGTLRKKLKQYGLL
- the dusB gene encoding tRNA dihydrouridine synthase DusB — protein: MFRIGPYQIDSQVILAPMAGVTDRPFRQLCRQLGAGLVVSEMVTANAELWGSRKSSLRLDHRGEVAPISVQIAGGEPEMMAEAARLNADNGAQIIDINMGCPAKKVCKKAAGSALLKDEQLVNDILRAVVSAVDIPVTLKIRTGWSMEERNAVRVARIAQDNGIAALAVHGRTRACGFAGAAEYDTIAAVVQAVDIPVFCNGDIDSASKARHVLDHTGAQAVMIGRAAQGRPWIFREIAHYLRTGEQLPEPSLTEVREILCSHLRELYDFYGDVMGPRIARKHVGWYLQTVAGSELFRQQFNRLENAEEQHASVQTFFEQLITKEDIAA
- a CDS encoding DUF3426 domain-containing protein, producing MSNMVTRCPKCATSFRITSAQLQSAKGAVRCGSCLHIFKAQDYLVSGSTANAAKPVDAPKVSPTKPASPKPTESTATRREPPKPTIPSAPVPKAAIPRPTEKSASTTPATSNKVASTQTAATKPPQPPAKPGDQKLAFSQDEINRELALSGDDDFLISDDMDEPDQPKQTDYEFDGFLDIEKLPKQSASLFDREIRLKEPEKDDVDPDEAWAMELLDEADDEMRSSSNELRSKNDKRNDEDEAFSAHERLSDVDQYNGEPEEDEQEEAKPRSTSFTPHSSPAYKGPVFNIVAEKDDAQHEDAEEIHAQPYNENQLYQQAMSDNGKDDSRLRAFDTSRAALLMNIMPEPVEMTTRYDRQRSAKRLWGGLSLLLVLILFIQIAWLQFDNLNRTEPYRSFYASVCSVVGCKLPALVDRSKIRAYNLVVRNHPKLENALIVDAILLNNASFQQPFPDLILAFSTIDDTPVASRRFKPQEYLRGELAGRSLMPQNQPVHLTLELVDPGSAAVNYHAYIPE
- the prmA gene encoding 50S ribosomal protein L11 methyltransferase: MPWLQLKVKATRPQTEKLEDALLASGAVSVTLQDAADQPIFEPALGETPLWDDISVTGLYSADIDTVKATLQAQKIFGGELPEHKWELLEDKDWEREWMKNYHAIRCGERLWICPSWQQPPEPDKINLMLDPGLAFGTGTHPTTFMCLQWIDQQDLTDLHIVDYGCGSGILGVAALLMGARQVIGVDIDPQALLATTENAKRNNLPADAMPVYLPPRCPTVQADVVLANILAGPLAELAANLNALTKPGGKICLSGILGVQAESVMAAYAPWFDFDPVTSLDEWVRLTAIKTRS